AGAGAAGACACTAAACCCAGCCAAGCACGATGTTTATTGGTTTGGCTCCATCAGCTCATTTTGTTATCCATAACCTCAAGACTCTGTTCTCAGTAACATTTACCAAGTGAGTCCTGGAGGCCACATTGATATTGTTATCTCTCTAGCTCctttcaggtgttttttttttttttcttgaccggcagagtggatagtgagagagagagacagagagaaaggtcttccttttgccattggtttaccctccaatggccgccactgctggcgtgctgcggctggtgtaccgcgctgatccaatggcaggagccaggtacttctcctggtctcccatggggtgcagggcccaagcacttgggccatcctccactgcactccttggccacagcagagagctggcctggaagaggggcaaccgggacagaatccggtgccccgacctggactagaacctggtgtgccagcgccgctaggtggaggattagcctattgagccgcggtgccagcctcaggtggtttttaattacaaaatgagCTAAGCTGtttagatttagatttattttacctAGAGTtgaagtattttgaaaaatactcaCTTTTGGTCTTCTATCTTCTTGGCTATGTTACTTGAAGATAATTTTTCTTGAACTCAACTGATTTGACCTCTTGATAAATGTGAATCCTGAAATGAATTATGTTTGGCCTGTTTTGTTTTATGTGTGCACTCAGCCACATGTTATTTACAGATCCATTTTCCAGTTAATCAGAAACTGGTGAGATAGGAATGGATCGAGCCATAGTGTTCCATAATTGATGTCATTCACCAAATTGTCAGtcacctcattttttaaaagatttttatttatttgagaggtagagttagggaagcagagacagaaggtcttttttataaagatttatttatttgaaaaggaacaCCAAagccaaattatttatttataaagagacagaggcagagagagagagaggtcttccatccactggttcacttcccaaatggctgcaacagccagaactgagctgatctgatgccacgagcctggagcttcttccgggtctcccacacggtacagggcccaagcacttgggccgtcttccactgcttccccaggccacaaagagagagtggactggaagaggagcagctggagcactaatcagagcccatatggcatgccagctatgccacagggctggccccagtcATCATTTCAAATCAGGTTATCTGCCCGTATTAATAAAGGATTTGATGTCCTCTGCTGCGAGAGGATCATGGAGGTGATTCTTGAATGCTTATTTTTCTGCATTACATCACGTTCTTAAAACAGAGTAATATATTTTGACCTTAATTAAAGAGTGCAATTCAACAAAAAATCGAATACAATGCACAAGCCCGTACCATGACCAAATGTACCCAAACAAAAATGAAGTGGAATCCCAAAATGCTTATGATGAGTAACACTTGGTTACTCTTAGATCCCCATTTAAATAGCTTGATTTGCTTAGAATAGCTAGTTCTCTCAGGGGTATCTCTTGATCTCCATTCTCCTGCAGGTAGCCCAGTTGTTCCCTCTCCTGCGTAGGCATAACTGCATGACAAAGTAAGTCTATTGCTCAGGCATTCATGAGTCCTGTGACTTACAGAATTTGCTGTTTGTTTTACATTACGGTTGCTAACCAACTTTTACATTCTGTATAGCTTGTTGATGTGTTTTGGGGACAATTATAGAACATATCTCTGGGACTCACAAATGCAACTGCTTCTCAGATGTAAATCGCACTGCTAAGGAAGTTTACCTTGCCTGAGGGAATGGTTCTTAAACACCACTTATGCATAAGAATCACTTCAGGAGACAGACTGAAGTGCGGATTCccacaagaagcaccagagaatTACATTCCAGAACTGAAGAGAGCCCAGGAATCGGCTTTGAAAGCAACACCAAATCCCAAGGGCAACGACAGGGCTCCCCGGTAATTTTTTATGCATGTGGCTCACACACCAGCCTAAGATGCAGTGGGAAATGATGTTGACCTGAAAACACCCCCTGAAGTTACTAGCTTGACCGCATGGTGGCGATGCAGGCtaagagaatgaatgaaaactAGAAAGCTGGAACGCTTCCGTGGACTCCATTTCACCCAGAAGCTGAGGTAAAAATACAGAAGGCAATCCAAGCTAGGCGCGTCCGGGGAGGCAGTTGTCGCCGGACGCGTAAGAATCGAATCAAAAGTCGACAGCACAGACATTGCAGAGGGTCTTGCGTGGTCGTGGTGATTAGGAGCTGGGAAGGATTCCTCCTCTGGATTCCGGCGTGACAACAAGGATGGCGGAAACAAAAGCGCAGTACAAGAAAAGGCAAGTGGCACTCCTCATGGTATTGTTGCTTTTGTGGGAGGTGGGCTCAGAATTCATGCAGTATTCTGTACTGGAAGAGTCAGAGAGTGGCACGTTTGTGGCCAACTTGACAAAGGACCTGGGGCTTAGAATGGGAGAGCTGGCTGCACGGGGCGCCCGGATTGTTTTCAAGGGGAACAGACAGCATCTGCAGCTTGACCCGCAGACCCATGATTTGCTGCTAAACGAGAAACTGGACCGGGAGGAGCTGTGTGGCTCCGCTGAGCCCTGCGTGCTGCCTTTCCAAGTGCTGCTGGAGaaccctctgcagttttttcagGCTGCCTTGCGGGTCAGAGATATAAATGACCACGCCCCGGAGTTCCCTGCCAGAGAAATGGTCCTGAAAATATCAGAAATTACTGTGCCAGGAAAGGTATTCCCTTTGAAAATGGCACAGGATTTAGACAGCGGCAGCAACGGCCTCCAGAACTACACCATCAGCTCCAATGCTCACTTCCACGTTGTCACTCGCAATCGCAGTGACGGCAGGAGGCTCCCGGAGCTGGTGCTAGACAAAGCGTTGGACCGTGAGGAGCAGCCCCAGCTCGGACTGACCCTCACGGCGCTGGATGGCGGGTCTCCGCCCCGGTCAGGGACCACGAAGATTAAGGTACTGGTGTTGGACATCAATGACAACGCCCCGCAGTTTGCTCAGGAGCGCTATGAGGCACAGGTGCCTGAGAACAGCCCCCTGGGCTCTCGCGTTATTACTGTTTCAGCGAGGGATTCGGATGCAGGATCCTTTGGGGAGGTGTCTTATGCGCTATTTCAGGTAGATGACGTCAATCAACCGTTTGAAATAAACGAAATCACAGGAGAAGTTCGACTGAGACAGACTTTGGATTTTGAAAAATCTCGAATTCATCATGTGGATATTGAGGCCACAGACGGTGGGGGCCTAACAGGGAAATGCTCGTTAATCGTCAAAGTCCTGGATGTGAATGACAACGCCCCCGAGCTGACCCTGTCCTCACTCACCAGCCCCATCCCTGAAAATGCGCCAGAGGTCATAGTGGCAGTGTTCAGTGTTTCAGACGCAGACTCCGGACACAACCAAGACGTCGTTTGTTCTATAGATGATAATCTCCCCTTCTTTCTAAGACCATCCGTAGAGAACTTCTACACCCTGGTAACCGATGGAGCGCTGGACAGGGAGGCCAGGGCCGAGTACAACATCACCATCACCGTGTCCGACCTGGGCACGCCCAGGCTGACCACCCGGCACCACGTCGCGGTGCAGGTGTCCGACGTGAACGACAACGCCCCGGCCTTCAGCCAGGCCGCCTACACCCTGCTGGTGCGCGAGAACAACAGCCCCGGGCTGCTCATCGGCTCCGTGAGCGCCAGCGACAGGGACGCGGGCGCCAACGCGCAGGTGACCTActcgctgctgccgccgccacaGCAGCCCGACGTGGCGGCGCTCGTGTCGGTGCACGCGGACAGCGGGCAGCTGTACGCGCTGCGCGCGCTCGACTACGAGGCCCTGCGCGCCTTCGAGTTCGGCGTGCGCGCCGCCGACCGCGGCTCCCCGGCGCTGAGCAGCGAGGCGCGCGTGCGCGTGCAGCTGCTGGACGCCAACGACCACGCGCCGGCCGTGCTGTACCCGCCGGCCAACGGCTCGGCCGCCTGCCCCGAGCTGGTGCCGCGCGCGGCCGACGCGGGCTACCTGGTGACCAAGGTGGTGGCGGTGGACGGCGACGCGGGCCAGAACGCCTGGCTGTCGTTCGAGCTGCTCAAGGCCACGGAGCCCGGGCTGTTCGGCGTGTGGGCGCACAGCGGCGAGGTGCGCACGGCGCGGCCGCTGAGCGAGCGCGACGCGCCCAGGCAGcggctgctggtgctggtgcgCGACCACGGCGAGCCGCCGCTGTCGGCCAGCGTCACGCTGCACGTGCTGCTGGTGGACGGCTTCTCGCAGCCCTACCTGGCGCTgcccgaggcggcggcggcggccgaggcgGCGCGGCCCGACTCGCTCACGGTGCAGCTGGTGGTGGCGCTGGCGGCGGTGTCGTCGCTCTTGGTGCTGAGTGTGCTGGCGCTGGTGGCGGCGCGGCTGTGCGGCGCGAgcgcgggcgggggcgcgggcggtgttggtgtgggggcggggtgtgcggttggcggcggcggcggcggcggcggcggcggcggcgcgggtgCGGAGGGCCGCTTCCCGGGGCCGCTGCTGGACGTGAGCGGCGGCGGGACGCTGTCACACAGCTACCAGTACGAGGTGCGCCTGACGGGCGACGCTGGGACCGGGGAGTTCAAGTTCATGAAGCCCATTAGCCCCAACTTCCCTCCGCAGCTCTCTGGGAGCGACGTGGAGGAACGTCTCAGCATTCGGAACAGCTTCCCATTCAGTTAAGTATTCTACTAAACCTTGTTTGGAGACGTCTTTTAAAGTTACTTGCTGATGCATGTTAATTGATTGTTCTTGTCTTGCTTATTTTACTACCATTTTAGGTTCAAGTTTTTACAAAGATGCTAGGGATACACAGTTTTTCTCTaatttgttttatagttttaaggTACTCCCACTTCTCTGTTTTTGACAACTTAGAAACTAACACTTTTTGCACaagttaaaaaatttgaaattgtcACCTTTTAGGGAATGTTCCAAATTGCTTTTTTGAGATTGTTTTTCTAACAGTTGGCTACAGTTGTTTCAATACTGCTGCATTGGaatattcttaaaatgtatttgagcTTAATTTTCCAATAGAAGTTAACTTGCTGGTAACCTCTCCATGTGTACAGAACTAAAGATGGCTGAAGCTCACAGGGCCTTTCACAGCTATATGTATACGGTAGTAGCGCATATTTCTATAATATAAACATTACTGTGaacttcatttaaaaacatgATGGTCTTTTGAAGAAACACCATGTCAATTGTAACTTTCGAATAAATATTAGCTGAATGAAAATTTTGCATTTCCTATGAGTCTAGAAATGCTAATATGTTGTTATATTAAAACACCATTGAAATTATTAAATAGaaaggttatttttaaatttcatgaaaattcatattatgaagaaatgcatagatttcaatattttttgcagaAAATAAAGTTGCCATTCAACtccattttcccaagaactttccGCATCCCCTAGTTAAATGAGTTATGTTTTCCTTCAAAACAGAAAACACCCTTCCACTCACCGTTTATTACAAAACATAGAATGCTTGAGAAGACATTTTGTctcctttgtttaaaaatagaaaaactcaaaAGTATTGTTTTGTCAACTTCGATTTTTCATACTCTTTCTCTTGCTTCCTCAAGCTTCTGTGGGTGCTATCTGCCAAGATCTAAGTCAGATTTAGTGGCCATTTATCAATGTAAGATTTTTCCTTCTTGTGCTGTGTAAGCATCATCtgtctgtaattaacacaaattaTTTACTCTTGCAGTTTAGCCAAAGTTTGGTCATTTGTGTACACGGTGATTCTgccatattttatgaaaaaaaaaaaaaaactctttaactTCAAGAGCAGGCAATTTATAGTCACATGAtaattgagtttatttttattttcatatttaattaaaatggaacTAGGACTATCTAAAGTATATTTGGCTGTGTTTTGTGGCCAAATAAGTGAACTGACATGGATGGCTACCAGCTGGTTACTGTTTTACTTTCTCAGATATTTACTGTGTTCCTTGGAATAGGATtcttcttgggggggggggtgctttctccaCTGTTCCTACTCCAGCCACCATTTCAGTGGGCGCACTGGGGATCTTCCACAACCCCTTCCTCATAGTCCCAGAGGATACACACAGGGACGGGCGCCCAGTCCAGTGCAGATCGGTCAAATCCTTCCTCAGAATGTGTAGTTTTGATTCTTTTATCTTCTTCATGTTTGTAGAAAAGATGTTGCCTAGATTCTGAGCTTACCTGGTTTCTAATAAAACAAATGGTTGTTTTCCCTCACCTTCACTGGGCATTAcacacattgaatttataaagaaaaaatatttccaagggTTACATAGCCCAAAGACTGACAAGAAATCACACTTAAATTTTATTTCGGAAGTTACAGGCACATTACAATTTGCGAgtagaattttaaaatccataaatTTGTCTAACAAAAACAGATCagcatttttgtaataaaaatgtaaactctCCAAGAGCAAGGATTTTTGTGTTGTATTTACCTGCGTTATCTCAAGAAGCTAAAAGAGTGCCGGCACAGATACTTATTAAGTGAATACAAATTTATCTCAGCAGAATTTTATGTACTGAACGTGTACATTTATAAAGAAAGTGAATACAGACATGGGTAACACTTCTGATTTCACAACTACTGTTTGTTACCTGAACAGGACTGCGGAACAGGTAGGAAAAGGGGGGGTTATAATCTGCTGTgacctgttaagccacaatgcATTTCTTTACAAACGTGCTTTGAAGCGAAAATT
Above is a genomic segment from Oryctolagus cuniculus chromosome 6, mOryCun1.1, whole genome shotgun sequence containing:
- the LOC103347895 gene encoding protocadherin beta-6, translating into MAETKAQYKKRQVALLMVLLLLWEVGSEFMQYSVLEESESGTFVANLTKDLGLRMGELAARGARIVFKGNRQHLQLDPQTHDLLLNEKLDREELCGSAEPCVLPFQVLLENPLQFFQAALRVRDINDHAPEFPAREMVLKISEITVPGKVFPLKMAQDLDSGSNGLQNYTISSNAHFHVVTRNRSDGRRLPELVLDKALDREEQPQLGLTLTALDGGSPPRSGTTKIKVLVLDINDNAPQFAQERYEAQVPENSPLGSRVITVSARDSDAGSFGEVSYALFQVDDVNQPFEINEITGEVRLRQTLDFEKSRIHHVDIEATDGGGLTGKCSLIVKVLDVNDNAPELTLSSLTSPIPENAPEVIVAVFSVSDADSGHNQDVVCSIDDNLPFFLRPSVENFYTLVTDGALDREARAEYNITITVSDLGTPRLTTRHHVAVQVSDVNDNAPAFSQAAYTLLVRENNSPGLLIGSVSASDRDAGANAQVTYSLLPPPQQPDVAALVSVHADSGQLYALRALDYEALRAFEFGVRAADRGSPALSSEARVRVQLLDANDHAPAVLYPPANGSAACPELVPRAADAGYLVTKVVAVDGDAGQNAWLSFELLKATEPGLFGVWAHSGEVRTARPLSERDAPRQRLLVLVRDHGEPPLSASVTLHVLLVDGFSQPYLALPEAAAAAEAARPDSLTVQLVVALAAVSSLLVLSVLALVAARLCGASAGGGAGGVGVGAGCAVGGGGGGGGGGGAGAEGRFPGPLLDVSGGGTLSHSYQYEVRLTGDAGTGEFKFMKPISPNFPPQLSGSDVEERLSIRNSFPFS